CGCTGGCCGCGCTCGAGGAGGTGGCCGAGTCCGCGGCGGCCGACCACGACACGGTCGGGGAGATGCGCGGGCGCTACCACCTCGCCTACGTCCGCCTCGAGACCGGTGACCTCGCGGGAGCGGCCGAGCAGTTCCGCCTCACCGCCGAGGCCGCCGAGCGCGCCGGACGCCCCTGGGCGCCGTACGGCTTCGACGCGCGGTTCCACTGGGCGCTGACCCGCTACGTCCGCGGTGACTGGGACGGCGCGCTCGAGGTCGCGGACGTGACGGGCCAGACCCCGCCGCTGCACGCCGAGTCCCTGCTGGCGTGCGTCGCGATGCTGGTGCGGGCGGGCCGTGGCGACCTCGACGCGCTGTCCTACGCCGAGCCGGTCAAGGCGGCCTGGAGCGGCGAGGGCATGACCGCGGTGCTGGCGGGGTCGGCGACCATCGACCTGCACGGCCTGCGGCGCGACCTGCCCGCGGTCTGGAGGACGTACGACGACGTGGTCGGCGTCCTGAGCGAGATCTGGAACCCGCACTTCCAGGCCTCGGTGATGCTCGCCGCGCTCGTGGCCGGCCAGGTGGCGACCGAGGTGGCGCGGGCCAGCACCGCCGAGCGGGCGGGCCTGCTGGAGCGCGTCGACGACCTGCAGTCCGAGGTCGACGAGGTGCTGCGGCGCACGGTCTCGCGGCCGCTGGGGTGGGGTCCGGAGGGGCAGGCGTGGACGGCTCGCTTCCGGGCCGAGGCGCTGCGGGGACGCTGGCTGGCCGGGGTCCGGGTGCCGGCCGAGGACGAGCTGGTCGCGGCCTGGACCGAGACGGTCGCGGCGTTCGAGGCCTTCGGGCACCCCTACGAGGTGGCGCGCTCGCAGGCCCGGCTGGCGGCCGTGCTCACCGCGACCGGCAGGCCGGGTGCGCGCGAGGCCGCCGAGGCGGCGCGCGAGACCGCCACCCGGCTCGGCGCGACGCCGCTGGTGGACGAGCTCGGCGTCACGGCCAGGCCGGCGAAGCCGGCGCGCCACCGCGGACCGGCCTCCACCGAGCTGACCGTGCGCGAGCGCGAGATCCTCGGCCTCGTGGCCCAGGGCCGCACCAACGGCGAGATCGGCAAGCAGCTGTTCATCAGCACCAAGACCGTGTCGGTGCACGTCTCCAACATCCTGGCCAAGCTCGGCGCGGGCAGCCGCACCGAGGCGGCGGCCGTCGGGCGGGACCGCGGGCTGCTGGGATAACCGCCGGGACAACGGGGTATCGGTCGCTCGTGCTCGAAGCAGGCTTCTGGGGACTCGTCGGCGGCGCGGCGCTCATCGTGGGTGCGCTGGCCGGGCTGCTGGTCCGTGTCCCGTTCAAGGTGATCGGCCTCGTGATGGCCTTCGGCGTCGGCGTGCTGTTCAGCGCGGTGGCGTTCGAGCTGACCGCGGAGGCCTACGACCGGGCGGGCGCGGACGCGGTGGTCATCGGCCTCTTCGCGGGGGCGGTGGTGTTCTTCCTCGGCGACGCCGTCATCGACCGGTACGGCGGCCACCGCCGCAAGGACCCGGCCGGCCCGCAGGAGGACGCCTCGGGTGCGGCGCTGCTGCTCGGTGCCCTGCTGGACGGGATCCCCGAGTCGGCCGCGATCGGGATGAGCCTCATCGGCGGGGGCGGGATCGGCATCCCCTTCGTGGCCGCGGTGTTC
This genomic window from Nocardioides marmoribigeumensis contains:
- a CDS encoding ZIP family metal transporter, with translation MLEAGFWGLVGGAALIVGALAGLLVRVPFKVIGLVMAFGVGVLFSAVAFELTAEAYDRAGADAVVIGLFAGAVVFFLGDAVIDRYGGHRRKDPAGPQEDASGAALLLGALLDGIPESAAIGMSLIGGGGIGIPFVAAVFLSNVPEGVSATVGMKKKHSTAYILGMWVAVAVASGLAAMAGYAILGGAGDTAHAVVQSFAAGAILTMLTDTMVPEATKHADKTAGLVTALGFTCAFLLSMA